The genomic window ACCGTTGTCCCAGGTGGCGAACCAGAGATAGCCTATGCTATCCTCCGCAATGTGTTCAATGCGCATCCCAGCCAGGCCATTTACCATAGAATAAGTTTGCCAGGTACCCATGCGGTCAAGTGACTTGATCATAAAAAAGAACCTTATTAAAAGTAAGAGAAAGATAGGCGTAACTATTCCCCAGAGAAAGATCACGCAACGCCCCAACCGGGATATTTATCCGGGTCGGCAAACTCCTGCTCCAGATCGAGAAAACCCCTGGGACCGCTTCATCGTCATATCTCCTTTGCCACACAGGCAACCGCTTCAATCGTCGCATCGATCACCTCATCTGTATGCACTGTCGATAAAAACCACGCCCCTCGCTCCAGCGCACGCACGCCTTTGTAGTGGAGTGCCTCTGTAAACTTGACGTACTGATCGCGATCTGCTTGAAGCGAACTGCGATAATCGACAACCGGGGTATCAACGCCAAAGCCCACGTGAAAAATCTGCGGAAAACCCGCAATCCGCGCTTGAATATCGGCCTCTTTTAGCGCGCGCGCAATACCTTCCATAAGCCGATTGCCCCGCGCATTGAGCACGTCAAACGTCTCTTTTTTACCCAACTCGGTCAGCGTAGCGATCACCGCAGCCATAGAAGCGGGTTGTGCATTATAAGTGCCGCCGTGCATCACACCCGCGACGAGCATATCCATCAAATCGCCTCGCCCTGCCAAACACGAAACCGGAAATCCATTGGCTATCGCTTTGCCAAACGTCGCCAGATCGGGCGTCACCCCAAAGTATTGTTGCGCGCCGCCAGGCGCCACGCGAAACCCCGTAATCACCTCGTCAAAAATGAGCACTGTTCCCATCTCGGTACACACCTCTCGAACCCCTTCCAAATAGCCCTCATTGGGAAAAATCGCGCTGGTATTGCACATCACAGGCTCCATAATAACAGCCGCGACATCCCCGCGTTCCAGACGCGAACTCAGAAGCTCCAGATTATTCCAGGGAAGCACCTCAGTATGCCGTCCCGCCAACAGGTCTTGCCCTGCACTGGCGGGAATGGGGATGGGCGCGTCAATCGGACCATACTGATCGGGCAAGGGTGCGACAGACCACAGCACATTGTCAAACCAGCCGTGATAATGTCCCTCAAATTTGATAACACAAAACCGTCCCGTAGCCGCACGTGCCAGGCGCAAAGCCGCTTGCACCACTTCGCTACCCGCGCAATTAAACCGCACCCGCTCCGCGCAGGGCACCATATCGCAAACCATCTTGGCTGCCTCTTGCTCAATCTCTGTCTGCCCGGCAAAGAGAATGCCAGACTTGAGTTGTTCTCGAACAGCAGATAATACGGATTCAGGATTGTGCCCGAGGATCATCGGCCCCATGCCCAGATAATAATCAATCAAACAATTGCCATCTACATCGTAGAGATACGGCCCTTCGCCGCGTTCAAAAACCAGAGGTGAGGGAACCATTCCCAGCCGAAAATTGCTGTTCACACCGCCCGGTAAATAGCGCGAGACTTCGGCGATCAAACGCCTGGATTTTTCAAAAGATTTCATGTAATCCCCGAATTTTTATAGCGATCAACTCATCCTGTTCATCCTTCAATCCTGAACCCCCTGATCGCTTTCATCCTGTTCATCCTTCAATCCTGAAAATCCCGATCCGAGTTCCATAAATCGAACACGCGAGGAAACATCTTCGAGAAGGGCGCGGTTGGTGGCGATGAGATCGGCGACAATACCGGTGAGAAACATCTGAAATCCAGCCAGCAGGAGGATAGCGGCGAGGATAAGCGATTGAATGTGAAGCGCGCCTTCGTCAGTAAAAAAGAAAAAATAGAGAAATCGGAGACCAATCAACGTGCCAAAAGCGAAAACAACAGCACCAAAAATAGAAAAGATGCGGAGTGCTTTGTAGCGTGCGTAAGTCCGCAGACTGATCATGCCCGACTTAAAAACAAATACACCCGGATTTTTGAAAAGGCGCGATTCGCGCGTTTTGGGATTCGTGCGAATGGGCACAGTTTCAACAGCGAGACGGTCCTGGCCCGCTTGCACAACGTGCTCGGCGGTATGATCGAAGTCCGTGAACATCGACAAATGCAGAGCAGCATCTCGTGAATAGGCGCGAAAACCGCTGGCGACATCAGGCACTTCAATACGGGCGAGGCGACTGATGACGCGACTGCCCAAACGCTGTAGCCATCGTTTTAAAAAAGAAAAGTGACCGATGCCACCTGTCTGCCGATCTCCAATCACAATATGAGCGCGCTTTTCGAGAATGGGCTGAACGAGCGCGACAATATCGGGACCGTAGTACTGGTTATCCCCATCGGTATTGACAATAATATCGGCACCGCGTTTGAGGCAGGTGTCAAAACCCACTTTGAAAGCATGCCCCAGGCCGCGATTTTTGGGGAATCTGACAATATGATCCACGCCGAGGTCGCGCGCAACCTCAGACGTGCGATCCGTAGAACCATCGTCTATGACCAGAATCTCGACTTCGTCAATACCGGGGACTTCGCGCGGAATATCGTTAACCGTAGCGGGCAGGGTTTCTTCTTCGTTGAAGCAAGGAATTTGGACAATCAGTTTCATTTTTAATCGCCAAAAATAGCAGCCGATGCGGCTTTGGCCTTTTCCACTTTTTCACTATCGGATAAATCGCCCATCGCTTTGTAAAAAATTTCATCGTAATCGCGCGTTTTGATAACCACGGGCATAGGGACCGCATGCCCGAATACAAGAGCTTGCTGCTTGGAATCGAGACTGGCCAGAACACTGCGTAAGCCAGCGGCATTGGACACGCCTGTGAGCACTCCCTGAATGTCTTTTTCGTCATTGAGCAAGGCCGTGATTTTTGTGCCGAGTTGTGAAAGCACTTCTTCGTCAATACCCGAGGGGCGCTGGTCAACCACGAGGAGCGAAACGTAATATTTACGCATTTCCCTGGCAATCGTACCAAAAATGGTCTGCCTTGCAGTCGCGGGATTGAGAAACTTGTGAGCTTCTTCAATGGTGATAACCAGATGTCGCGGCTGATCTTCGGGATTTTGCGAGGCGTAAAATTTTTCGCTTTTTGTAACGTATTTTTCGTGAATGCGACGAGAGAGAATATTCGCCACGAGCAAATACGCGAGCATGCCGGTCTGCCGACCAAACTCGAGCACAATGTGAATACCGCGGTCGATGTAATCCATCATCGTATCGACGGCATCGGCACCGTTGAGGCAATTGACCATAAAGGGAAAGTTTTCAAGCCGTTTGAGTTTGCGATGCAGTGCGGAAAGCGAGCTTTTATTGGCGCCGATATCCTCGGCAAATTGCTCGACATCGGGACCATCAATAGAAAATAATTGGCGCAACCAGCGGTCTTTGTACATCGCGTAAACGAGATAGGCAGATTCAGAAGCCGTGGGATTGAGTTGCAGTTCGTCTTGCAACGCGATGACATCTTCAACCGCGACCTGATCGTAGGTGATGTACACTTCGTGGTCGGGTTGAATACCGCGCTGACGAGATGATTCGGGGTCGAGAGAAAAAAGGGCGACCTGATTGCCAAAAAGTTGTTTGAGCCCTTTGACAAAGCTGTTTCCCTGCCCCCCTTCTTTCATAGCGCGAAAACCGTATTCGTTGTGCATATCAAAAATGAGATTGACGGCTTTCTTGTTTTTGATTAAACCGCACAATACCAGGCGTGTGAGAAAGGACTTACCCGTACCTGTTTTGCCAAAAATGCCATTGCTGCGCTCGACAAAGCGGTTGAGATTAATGCATACCGGCGTATCCATATCCAGTGGTGTGCCCATGTTGAAAAACCGGTCGTCTTTTTCCTCGCTGCCAAAAACGCGCGATACATCCTCTTCTTCGGCTTCAACAACTTTGGAAAAATGACTGGGAATTGTTTTCACAGGACGCGGTTCATCGACGACTTCTTCGCCCTGTTCCAGCATAAGCATGGGGCGCAGTGCAACGGTGACGTAGGTGCTGGAGCCATTGAGAACGCTGTGCAACAACTGGTCGCCCTCGCGCGGTGGATAAAGCAAAATTTCGGGATTGGTCGCATCCAGACTCAGGTCGGTGATCATAGAAAAGAACTGATTCTTATAGCCCTCTATAACCACAAATTTGCCGGCCTTGACGTCTTCTACGCTGCGGTCGGGGTTGAGCTTCATCTCAACGCCCTCGGTCAAAGACCCCTGCGTGACAACGCCGATTTCGCCGCCATCCTGAATATTGGGCGAACCGTTTAGGTTATTCCAGAGATCATTCATAAAAGATAGCTCTCAGCCTTTCTTATGTCATTCACACTTATTGCGAAATCCGCCGCATAATAGAACTTAGACGGTCGTAGTCGTCGCGGATAAGGCGACAAAGGTCTTTGCCAATACTTACCAGATAAGGCATATCTAAAGCGCGGGCTGCCCAGGCATTTCTCACCGAGGCGATGATCAGGTCGTCGGCAGGCAGGCGGTTGCCACATAAAATGCTGCGGAGAAAATCCCCACTATTGGTCAGAGCTTTAATTTCCGATTCGGTACAGGGATAAACAAAGCAGTGAATCCCGGGCGGCTGTGGGGGTAAGACCTGTTGCGGACCCCGGTCGTCGCCATAGCCAATAATAACAGCTTCAAATTCAGTCTTGAGAAGCTCAAAAATTTGCGGTTGTTCTTCGCGCAATTCTTGTTCGGTAAGCCCATAAGCCGTGGCGCGTCGATTGGGTTCAATAGAGTGCGTACACACATTGAAAACCAGGCCATATACAGGCAATGCACCAATAGTCTTAACAAAGGATCCGAATGGCGGTGCGCCATTGAGTTCTCGACTCTCAGAAGTAAATTGCGAAGTAGAGCTTTCGACAATTTCGCCAATATATTCGATACTTATATCAAGTTCCGCGAGTGACATGTAGGACCTCTATCGTGAAAGAGCGTACCAGTCTGACATTGTAATTTCGCGTTCGAGAATCGCTTCAATTTCTCGGATTATGAACCGCAATTGGGGAACAGAGTATTCAGAATTGGACGGAATGGACAATCGATGATTTTGATAGATCATAAATTGATGACGTGTACCCGAATAGGGCCCATCAAATCCGAGTTTGCGAAGACGACGAATAAAATCGCGACGTTTACACGGTGTCCAACGATTCATGCATGGGCACCTTGTTTAAGTCAATATCATTAATTACAGGAAGTCTATGTCCAAGTTTAATACCTACGAAAATCCAATCCTCGAGTGTAGAATGAAGTTCCGATTCACAATCGCGAAGCGAATTGGCAAATGCTACTACACCTTTGCATACGGGAATACGTCCACCAAATGTACCGTCTTCCAGTTTGTCATATTCGGCCTGTGCCATGAGATCGTTAATATAATCCGTGAGGATAAATTGAGTCGCCATAATGATACCCTCGCTATACTGCCGCAGCCATTTTTTTGAGTTGTTT from Gemmatimonadota bacterium includes these protein-coding regions:
- a CDS encoding aspartate aminotransferase family protein → MKSFEKSRRLIAEVSRYLPGGVNSNFRLGMVPSPLVFERGEGPYLYDVDGNCLIDYYLGMGPMILGHNPESVLSAVREQLKSGILFAGQTEIEQEAAKMVCDMVPCAERVRFNCAGSEVVQAALRLARAATGRFCVIKFEGHYHGWFDNVLWSVAPLPDQYGPIDAPIPIPASAGQDLLAGRHTEVLPWNNLELLSSRLERGDVAAVIMEPVMCNTSAIFPNEGYLEGVREVCTEMGTVLIFDEVITGFRVAPGGAQQYFGVTPDLATFGKAIANGFPVSCLAGRGDLMDMLVAGVMHGGTYNAQPASMAAVIATLTELGKKETFDVLNARGNRLMEGIARALKEADIQARIAGFPQIFHVGFGVDTPVVDYRSSLQADRDQYVKFTEALHYKGVRALERGAWFLSTVHTDEVIDATIEAVACVAKEI
- a CDS encoding glycosyltransferase family 2 protein; the protein is MKLIVQIPCFNEEETLPATVNDIPREVPGIDEVEILVIDDGSTDRTSEVARDLGVDHIVRFPKNRGLGHAFKVGFDTCLKRGADIIVNTDGDNQYYGPDIVALVQPILEKRAHIVIGDRQTGGIGHFSFLKRWLQRLGSRVISRLARIEVPDVASGFRAYSRDAALHLSMFTDFDHTAEHVVQAGQDRLAVETVPIRTNPKTRESRLFKNPGVFVFKSGMISLRTYARYKALRIFSIFGAVVFAFGTLIGLRFLYFFFFTDEGALHIQSLILAAILLLAGFQMFLTGIVADLIATNRALLEDVSSRVRFMELGSGFSGLKDEQDESDQGVQD
- a CDS encoding ATP-binding protein; this translates as MNDLWNNLNGSPNIQDGGEIGVVTQGSLTEGVEMKLNPDRSVEDVKAGKFVVIEGYKNQFFSMITDLSLDATNPEILLYPPREGDQLLHSVLNGSSTYVTVALRPMLMLEQGEEVVDEPRPVKTIPSHFSKVVEAEEEDVSRVFGSEEKDDRFFNMGTPLDMDTPVCINLNRFVERSNGIFGKTGTGKSFLTRLVLCGLIKNKKAVNLIFDMHNEYGFRAMKEGGQGNSFVKGLKQLFGNQVALFSLDPESSRQRGIQPDHEVYITYDQVAVEDVIALQDELQLNPTASESAYLVYAMYKDRWLRQLFSIDGPDVEQFAEDIGANKSSLSALHRKLKRLENFPFMVNCLNGADAVDTMMDYIDRGIHIVLEFGRQTGMLAYLLVANILSRRIHEKYVTKSEKFYASQNPEDQPRHLVITIEEAHKFLNPATARQTIFGTIAREMRKYYVSLLVVDQRPSGIDEEVLSQLGTKITALLNDEKDIQGVLTGVSNAAGLRSVLASLDSKQQALVFGHAVPMPVVIKTRDYDEIFYKAMGDLSDSEKVEKAKAASAAIFGD
- a CDS encoding type II toxin-antitoxin system HicB family antitoxin; the encoded protein is MATQFILTDYINDLMAQAEYDKLEDGTFGGRIPVCKGVVAFANSLRDCESELHSTLEDWIFVGIKLGHRLPVINDIDLNKVPMHESLDTV